One Gordonia zhaorongruii DNA segment encodes these proteins:
- a CDS encoding type II toxin-antitoxin system PemK/MazF family toxin: protein MSGAPGHPSGDYARRIVYAPDLDGAADPGEIVWTWVPFEEDATQGKDRPVLVVGREGDRHLLGLMLSSKDYHRGDVDWRSIGSGSWDRENRESFVRLDRVLRVEEHGIRREGAICSRESFDAVAADLRERFGWS from the coding sequence ATGAGCGGGGCGCCCGGACATCCGAGCGGTGACTACGCACGGCGGATCGTGTACGCGCCCGACCTGGACGGTGCCGCCGACCCCGGCGAGATCGTGTGGACCTGGGTGCCCTTCGAGGAAGACGCGACACAGGGCAAGGACCGGCCGGTGCTGGTGGTGGGCCGGGAAGGCGATCGGCACCTGCTCGGTCTGATGCTGTCGAGCAAGGACTATCACCGCGGTGATGTCGACTGGCGTTCCATCGGTTCCGGCAGTTGGGACCGCGAGAATCGGGAGAGTTTCGTGCGCCTGGACCGTGTGCTCCGCGTCGAAGAGCACGGCATCCGGAGGGAGGGTGCGATCTGCAGCCGCGAATCATTCGACGCGGTGGCAGCGGACCTGCGAGAGCGGTTCGGCTGGAGCTGA
- a CDS encoding alpha/beta family hydrolase has translation MSEFTVDSGGVAADVVVPADSRGLVILAHGAGSDRTSVLLAAVGDALVGVGVAVARIDLPYRQQRPKGPPSPSRAGADRDGIRAAVEALRRYAADGPLIIGGQSYGGRQASMACAEDPGLTDGLLLTSYPLHPPGKPEKARTEHLPDIVAPTLIVHGRSDAFGSSAEFAEAITLFGGPVRLLEIDKADHSLKPARSGVGDATAGAVDDWLLPRADDFGRSR, from the coding sequence GTGAGCGAGTTCACCGTCGACTCCGGCGGCGTTGCCGCAGATGTCGTGGTCCCCGCGGATTCGCGAGGCCTCGTCATTCTCGCCCACGGGGCGGGCAGTGACCGGACCTCGGTGCTGCTGGCCGCGGTCGGCGACGCGCTCGTCGGCGTCGGCGTGGCCGTCGCCCGCATCGATCTTCCGTACCGGCAGCAGAGGCCGAAGGGGCCGCCTTCCCCGTCGCGTGCGGGCGCCGATCGCGACGGGATCCGGGCGGCGGTCGAGGCACTGCGCCGCTACGCCGCGGACGGACCGCTGATCATCGGCGGCCAATCGTACGGAGGCAGGCAGGCATCGATGGCCTGCGCCGAGGATCCCGGGCTCACTGACGGGTTGCTCCTCACGTCGTACCCGCTGCACCCGCCGGGCAAGCCCGAGAAGGCGCGGACCGAGCATCTGCCGGACATCGTGGCCCCGACCCTGATCGTGCACGGACGCAGCGACGCATTCGGATCGTCGGCGGAGTTCGCCGAGGCGATCACGCTGTTCGGCGGGCCGGTGCGACTGCTGGAGATCGACAAAGCCGACCACAGCCTGAAACCGGCGCGCAGCGGTGTCGGAGACGCGACCGCGGGCGCCGTGGACGACTGGTTGCTGCCGCGGGCCGACGACTTCGGACGAAGCCGATGA
- a CDS encoding sulfotransferase family protein — MSIVYVHVGLPKTGTTHLQGRLWRNRNHAMSAGLLYPGIAMDDHFHAAAHLQPDRYLDWAAPEHADKWPAMVAQMKAWPERSLVSHELFANAGPEHIRKLVDDLSFADEVHAVLTVRDLGRQVPSVWQENVKNQRRATLEEFVESIAGGPDGPGEEPFWEFQDYERTLADWASIVGRDRVHVVTVPARGTAEPGDGLWERFLRVLEVDPAVLPAPPVNDNTSLSATQTEFLRLLNTRLQPEDVQWYRYQRFVKHTLINEVMSQVDGGRSIGLDPRQREWAAQRSDEMIEAITAGGYRVVGSVDDLRVSTENDGAYAEVTSQEAFDAALDALAQWVKATEVPKNRIAVRTRVGNVVRAARRKKAALSRR, encoded by the coding sequence ATGTCTATCGTTTACGTCCACGTAGGCCTGCCCAAGACCGGTACCACTCACCTGCAAGGCAGATTGTGGCGGAATCGGAACCACGCGATGTCTGCCGGTCTGCTGTACCCGGGCATCGCGATGGACGATCATTTCCACGCTGCGGCGCATCTTCAGCCGGACCGGTACCTCGACTGGGCCGCGCCGGAGCACGCGGACAAGTGGCCCGCGATGGTGGCCCAGATGAAGGCGTGGCCGGAGCGGTCACTGGTGTCGCACGAACTGTTCGCGAACGCCGGCCCGGAGCACATCCGCAAGCTCGTCGACGACCTGTCGTTCGCCGACGAGGTTCACGCAGTGCTCACCGTGCGCGACCTCGGCCGGCAGGTGCCGTCGGTCTGGCAGGAGAACGTCAAGAATCAGCGTCGTGCGACTCTCGAGGAGTTCGTAGAGTCCATCGCCGGGGGGCCGGACGGTCCCGGTGAGGAGCCGTTCTGGGAGTTCCAGGACTACGAGCGGACCCTCGCGGACTGGGCGAGCATCGTCGGCCGTGACCGCGTCCACGTGGTGACCGTCCCGGCGAGGGGGACGGCCGAGCCGGGGGACGGTCTGTGGGAGCGGTTCCTCCGGGTCCTCGAGGTGGACCCGGCCGTCCTGCCAGCGCCGCCGGTCAACGACAACACGTCGCTCTCGGCGACGCAGACCGAGTTCCTCAGATTGCTCAACACGCGGCTGCAGCCCGAGGACGTGCAGTGGTATCGCTACCAGCGATTCGTGAAGCACACGCTGATCAACGAGGTGATGTCGCAGGTCGACGGTGGGCGGTCGATCGGGCTCGACCCGCGGCAACGCGAGTGGGCGGCGCAGCGGTCGGACGAGATGATCGAGGCGATCACCGCGGGCGGTTATCGGGTGGTCGGTTCGGTCGACGACCTCAGGGTCAGCACCGAGAACGACGGCGCCTACGCCGAGGTGACGTCGCAGGAGGCGTTCGACGCCGCGCTCGACGCGCTCGCGCAGTGGGTCAAGGCGACCGAAGTGCCGAAGAACAGGATCGCGGTGCGCACTCGCGTCGGCAACGTGGTGCGGGCCGCCCGCCGCAAGAAGGCAGCGCTGAGTCGCCGGTGA
- the rpsT gene encoding 30S ribosomal protein S20, with product MANIKSQIKRNKTNEEARQRNQAVKSALRTAIRRFRSTVDAGDKDKAGELLLTTSKQLDKAASKGVIHKNQAANKKSAMALAVNKL from the coding sequence GTGGCAAACATCAAGTCGCAGATCAAGCGGAACAAGACCAACGAAGAGGCTCGTCAGCGCAACCAGGCGGTCAAGTCGGCTCTGCGTACCGCGATCCGCCGCTTCCGCTCCACCGTTGACGCGGGCGACAAGGACAAGGCCGGCGAGCTCCTCCTCACCACGAGCAAGCAGCTCGACAAGGCCGCCTCGAAGGGCGTCATCCACAAGAACCAGGCCGCCAACAAGAAGTCGGCCATGGCTCTCGCGGTCAACAAGCTCTGA
- the holA gene encoding DNA polymerase III subunit delta has protein sequence MISRISVERSRAAGVDVPVTRVRAGEVTAPELAELLSPSLFADERIVVVESADAAGKEPAGLIIGTAKSIPEGISLVIVHSGGGRQKSMVGELKKAGAQEFGCVAPKWPNELADFVRSEFRELGVRANPEVVELVTEMVGSDLRELAAACRQLVSDTDGKVDADAVRTYYTGRPEVTGFQIADQAVTGDLAGAMESLAWAQHHGTARVLLADALAEAVFGIARVRSMGGADKYTISSELGIPPGRVGKLQGQARAWDSASIGKAIVVVADLNAEVKGQAADPDYAVEHAVATVAQLRPRRR, from the coding sequence GTGATCTCGCGGATCAGCGTGGAGCGCAGTCGGGCGGCGGGTGTCGACGTACCCGTGACCCGGGTGCGCGCAGGCGAGGTGACCGCCCCCGAGCTCGCTGAGCTCCTGAGCCCGTCGTTGTTCGCCGACGAGCGGATCGTGGTCGTCGAATCGGCCGATGCGGCCGGTAAGGAACCCGCCGGACTCATCATCGGGACCGCGAAGTCGATTCCCGAGGGAATCAGCCTCGTCATCGTGCACAGCGGCGGCGGTAGGCAGAAGTCGATGGTCGGCGAGCTGAAGAAGGCGGGAGCGCAGGAGTTCGGGTGCGTCGCGCCCAAGTGGCCCAACGAACTCGCTGACTTCGTGCGTTCCGAGTTCCGTGAGCTCGGAGTGCGGGCGAATCCGGAAGTGGTCGAACTCGTCACGGAGATGGTCGGATCCGATCTGCGTGAACTGGCGGCGGCGTGCAGGCAGCTGGTCTCCGATACCGACGGCAAGGTCGACGCAGACGCGGTGCGGACCTATTACACCGGACGACCCGAGGTGACCGGGTTCCAGATCGCCGACCAGGCGGTGACCGGCGACCTCGCGGGAGCGATGGAGTCGCTGGCCTGGGCACAGCACCACGGGACCGCCCGCGTCCTCCTCGCCGATGCGCTCGCCGAGGCGGTGTTCGGCATCGCACGTGTGCGCTCGATGGGCGGCGCGGACAAGTACACGATCTCCTCGGAACTCGGGATTCCGCCGGGCCGGGTCGGCAAGCTCCAAGGGCAGGCGCGGGCGTGGGATTCCGCATCGATAGGTAAGGCGATCGTCGTCGTCGCCGATCTCAACGCCGAGGTGAAAGGGCAAGCGGCCGACCCTGACTACGCGGTCGAGCACGCGGTTGCGACCGTCGCGCAACTCCGGCCCCGTCGCCGCTGA
- a CDS encoding ComEC/Rec2 family competence protein has translation MADLRLAAPAAVCWVVTAAGMLVPLGASTVIVAVLLSATAVAGWCARDRRWRSVAVTVAGICGVGAAAGVVIVLRSSAVDHTPLTEAVGNPIVGVTVAGDPVHHAGGRRLTVPVEVHELGGIAQRPVAARLHASSGSRELIPGQRLAVRVRVEEAGEPGRDRLVAAELNAVGDMVLRGDAPWWQRAAGHVRLRLRDLASRALGDRAGGLFPGLILGDTGGLDQLTRENFRAAGLSHLVAVSGANLVLTVGAVVLCVRAVGASPKAVFLVGAVAVVGFVILVRPTDSVLRAAIMGSVGLAAGLASRRAQALPALGSAVIAVLLWWPEMAIAPGFALSVAATLGLVLWSAPIRVALTDRRCPEWVATLLSMTIAAQILTTPIVIAVTGRVSVFTVPANLLAAPAVPLIGILGTLAAACAAVGPRYGPGEVIAELLTRAAGPAVRWLIGVADRLGGPGWVWPEVPGPAVAAVLVVTGAGVGVLRTRRGRGADAGPVRGARGVALFWKDGARERSAVSPSRRRRLPDWSRDLADQRGAQSGGGCRRTRDPGARRRGDRPRAR, from the coding sequence ATGGCCGATCTGCGGCTCGCTGCGCCGGCGGCAGTGTGCTGGGTGGTCACCGCTGCCGGAATGCTCGTGCCGTTAGGTGCTTCGACGGTGATCGTCGCGGTACTGCTCAGTGCAACGGCTGTCGCCGGTTGGTGCGCGCGTGACCGGCGATGGAGGTCCGTCGCAGTCACCGTAGCGGGCATCTGCGGTGTCGGCGCCGCCGCCGGTGTCGTCATCGTGCTGCGATCGTCAGCCGTCGATCACACGCCGCTGACCGAGGCGGTGGGGAACCCGATCGTCGGCGTGACCGTAGCGGGCGATCCGGTCCATCACGCGGGCGGACGTCGGCTCACCGTGCCGGTGGAGGTACACGAGTTGGGAGGAATCGCCCAACGACCGGTCGCCGCCCGCCTGCATGCATCGAGCGGCTCACGGGAGTTGATCCCGGGGCAGCGGTTGGCCGTCCGAGTGCGCGTCGAGGAGGCGGGGGAGCCGGGGCGCGACCGGCTGGTCGCCGCAGAACTGAACGCGGTCGGCGACATGGTGCTCCGCGGCGACGCGCCGTGGTGGCAGCGTGCCGCGGGTCATGTCCGGCTGCGTCTGCGGGACCTCGCTTCCCGAGCGCTTGGCGACCGCGCGGGCGGACTGTTCCCGGGGCTCATCCTCGGCGACACCGGTGGGCTGGATCAGCTCACGCGAGAGAACTTCCGGGCAGCGGGTCTGTCCCATCTGGTCGCGGTGTCCGGGGCGAACCTGGTTCTCACCGTGGGAGCGGTGGTGCTGTGCGTTCGGGCGGTAGGCGCGTCGCCGAAGGCCGTGTTCCTGGTCGGGGCCGTCGCGGTGGTGGGCTTCGTGATCCTGGTTCGTCCGACGGACAGCGTGCTGCGTGCCGCGATCATGGGCTCGGTCGGACTCGCGGCCGGACTGGCGTCGCGTCGGGCGCAGGCGTTGCCCGCTTTAGGCTCCGCGGTGATCGCGGTCCTGCTGTGGTGGCCCGAGATGGCGATCGCACCGGGCTTCGCGCTCTCGGTGGCGGCGACCCTCGGACTCGTGCTCTGGTCCGCACCCATCCGGGTCGCGCTGACCGACCGTCGGTGTCCGGAGTGGGTGGCCACCCTGCTGTCGATGACCATCGCCGCACAGATCCTCACGACGCCGATCGTCATCGCGGTGACCGGGCGGGTGAGCGTGTTCACGGTGCCGGCGAACCTACTGGCGGCACCCGCGGTGCCGCTGATCGGCATCCTGGGCACACTCGCCGCCGCGTGCGCTGCCGTCGGACCGCGGTACGGGCCGGGGGAGGTGATCGCCGAGCTCCTCACGCGGGCTGCGGGACCGGCGGTGCGCTGGCTGATCGGGGTCGCCGACCGGCTGGGTGGACCGGGGTGGGTGTGGCCCGAGGTACCCGGACCGGCGGTCGCGGCTGTCCTGGTGGTGACCGGTGCGGGAGTGGGGGTGCTCCGGACTCGCCGTGGGCGGGGCGCGGACGCCGGACCAGTGCGTGGCGCGAGGGGTGTCGCACTCTTCTGGAAGGATGGGGCGCGTGAGCGATCGGCTGTTTCTCCTTCTCGGCGACGACGACTACCTGACTGGTCGCGTGATCTCGCGGATCAGCGTGGAGCGCAGTCGGGCGGCGGGTGTCGACGTACCCGTGACCCGGGTGCGCGCAGGCGAGGTGACCGCCCCCGAGCTCGCTGA
- a CDS encoding helix-hairpin-helix domain-containing protein — protein sequence MGIELRPDRRGPGQERLSRLMRTPEKISGGKRLEPPGSSPDGDGGSEGDSPVSRWGETARWGETALPGWLDTDTGRRAWDRRATQFECLDDAPPADTEAAEGVDADPDPYSGSDTDIDDWSESRTRWTMLPPAAIGLILIGIIGCGFAGYSLLRHNEPTAPLVAFEETVPSRESGDAAPESAPGAAASGASRKGRSAPMEVVVSVVGLVRRPGLVRLPADSRVADALDAAGGARDGADTVSLNLAQSLRDGDQVLVGRRGRDQVRSAVVASGGGGAPGASKDRASNHGASNHGGSSETGGTSGAGGSGAALVNLNSATEAELDALPGVGPVTATSILAWRKANGRFGSVDQLADVDGIGPSKLAKLRDLVTVG from the coding sequence ATGGGGATCGAGTTACGACCGGATCGGCGGGGACCGGGCCAGGAACGGCTGTCACGACTGATGCGGACACCGGAGAAGATCAGCGGCGGAAAGCGGCTCGAACCGCCGGGTTCGTCGCCGGATGGCGACGGGGGCTCAGAGGGGGACTCACCGGTGTCCCGGTGGGGAGAGACCGCGCGGTGGGGCGAGACCGCCCTGCCTGGTTGGTTGGATACCGACACGGGCCGGCGCGCTTGGGACCGGCGCGCGACGCAGTTCGAGTGTCTGGACGACGCACCACCCGCCGACACGGAGGCGGCCGAGGGCGTTGATGCCGACCCCGACCCCTATTCCGGTTCCGATACCGATATCGACGACTGGAGCGAGTCGCGGACCCGGTGGACGATGCTGCCGCCGGCCGCGATCGGCCTCATCCTGATCGGAATCATCGGCTGCGGGTTCGCGGGCTACTCGTTGCTTCGGCATAACGAGCCGACCGCTCCCTTGGTGGCATTCGAGGAGACCGTGCCGTCCAGGGAGTCGGGAGACGCTGCTCCGGAATCGGCACCCGGTGCGGCCGCCTCTGGTGCGTCCAGGAAGGGCCGGTCCGCGCCGATGGAGGTGGTGGTGAGTGTGGTGGGTCTGGTCCGGCGGCCCGGGCTGGTTCGTCTTCCCGCCGACTCGCGGGTGGCCGACGCTCTCGATGCTGCGGGCGGTGCGCGCGACGGTGCCGACACGGTGAGCCTGAACCTCGCGCAATCACTGCGCGACGGTGACCAGGTTCTCGTCGGTCGACGCGGCCGCGATCAGGTGCGCAGCGCGGTCGTGGCGTCCGGCGGAGGGGGAGCGCCCGGAGCCTCGAAGGATCGAGCCTCGAACCACGGAGCCTCGAACCACGGCGGATCGTCCGAAACCGGTGGGACGAGTGGTGCCGGGGGTTCCGGTGCGGCACTGGTGAATCTGAACTCGGCGACCGAGGCCGAACTCGATGCACTGCCCGGTGTGGGGCCGGTGACGGCGACGTCGATCCTCGCCTGGCGGAAGGCCAACGGCAGGTTCGGCTCGGTCGATCAGCTGGCCGACGTCGACGGCATCGGGCCCAGCAAGCTGGCGAAGCTGCGGGACCTCGTCACGGTCGGCTGA
- a CDS encoding cold-shock protein: protein MAQGTVKWFNGEKGFGFISPDDSQTGDVFVHYSSISGSGFRNLEESQRVEFDIEQGAKGPQATNVVAV from the coding sequence ATGGCACAAGGAACCGTCAAGTGGTTCAACGGCGAGAAGGGCTTCGGCTTCATCTCTCCCGACGACAGTCAGACCGGGGACGTCTTCGTCCACTACTCCTCGATCTCGGGTTCGGGTTTCCGTAACCTCGAAGAGTCGCAGCGAGTGGAATTCGACATCGAGCAGGGCGCCAAGGGCCCCCAGGCTACGAACGTCGTTGCGGTCTGA
- a CDS encoding DegV family protein — translation MPVVIVTDSSSRLPMSLADKYGIAQVPLHVTVADGTEYLEGVDDIPAHVVSSPNTSTSGASLADLRAAYAKAIDISDGDGVVAVHMSRRLSGTWSAARLASDALDGRVRVVDARSVGVSLGLTTIAAAQAAAGGADCDGVYEAAVRSAATAESLMCVQSLDNLRNSGRLSAAGKLFGSALSIKPILHISDGVLALRERHRTMTKALAKMVDAAVELADGEPVTLGIQHCQNPDLAAEVLAMLTERLDDVTSTLTVDLGPVLGSHVGPGAVGVALAHGLQPMD, via the coding sequence GTGCCTGTCGTCATCGTCACCGATTCGTCGTCGCGGTTGCCCATGTCACTGGCGGACAAGTACGGCATCGCGCAGGTCCCGCTGCACGTGACCGTCGCCGACGGCACCGAGTACCTGGAGGGCGTCGACGATATTCCGGCCCACGTCGTCTCCAGCCCGAACACCTCCACATCCGGGGCGAGTCTTGCGGATCTGCGCGCGGCGTATGCGAAGGCGATCGACATAAGCGACGGTGACGGCGTGGTGGCCGTGCACATGTCCAGGCGACTGTCGGGAACGTGGAGCGCCGCACGGCTCGCCTCGGATGCGCTCGACGGCCGGGTTCGCGTGGTCGACGCACGGTCGGTCGGCGTCTCCCTCGGATTGACGACCATCGCGGCCGCGCAGGCCGCTGCAGGCGGAGCCGACTGCGACGGGGTGTACGAGGCAGCTGTGCGCTCCGCTGCGACCGCGGAGTCGTTGATGTGCGTTCAATCGCTCGACAATCTGCGGAACAGCGGCCGACTCAGCGCCGCAGGCAAGCTTTTCGGTTCGGCACTGTCGATCAAACCGATCCTGCACATCTCGGACGGTGTGCTGGCGCTTCGCGAACGGCACCGGACGATGACGAAGGCCCTCGCGAAGATGGTCGATGCGGCGGTCGAGCTCGCGGACGGTGAACCGGTGACCCTCGGTATCCAGCACTGCCAGAATCCGGACCTGGCTGCGGAGGTTCTCGCCATGTTGACTGAGCGTCTCGATGACGTGACCTCAACGCTCACAGTGGATCTGGGCCCGGTCCTCGGCTCTCACGTGGGCCCGGGGGCGGTGGGCGTCGCACTCGCCCACGGCCTGCAGCCGATGGACTGA
- the octT gene encoding diglucosylglycerate octanoyltransferase codes for MTGSILVLGDSLSYYDETGGLPADDPRIWPNVVGERCGREVELFARIGWTSRDVWWAITQDPRIWAELPDADVVVLAFGGMDSLPSPVPTALREQIRYLRPAGLRQVVRTAYSWLQPKLSPLGWPMALPPRITVEYFEKIRFSLAHLRPELPVVVCLPPTHDSPYYGNAHPGRIPTTSAIERWAREHDLPTVAFYDATADAFADAGTEMNPDGIHWGLAAHARIADAVEPIVKPLL; via the coding sequence TTGACGGGTTCGATTCTGGTACTTGGTGATTCGCTGTCGTATTACGACGAGACCGGCGGCCTGCCCGCCGACGATCCGCGGATCTGGCCGAACGTGGTGGGCGAGCGATGCGGCCGTGAGGTGGAGCTGTTCGCGCGCATCGGCTGGACTAGCCGCGATGTGTGGTGGGCGATCACTCAGGATCCCCGGATCTGGGCCGAACTGCCAGATGCCGACGTCGTCGTACTCGCATTCGGCGGCATGGACTCGTTGCCGTCGCCGGTGCCGACCGCGTTGCGCGAGCAGATCCGCTATCTGCGGCCCGCAGGACTGCGCCAGGTGGTGCGGACCGCCTATTCGTGGCTGCAGCCGAAGCTCTCCCCGCTGGGCTGGCCCATGGCACTGCCCCCGCGCATCACCGTCGAGTACTTCGAGAAGATCCGCTTCTCACTGGCGCATCTGCGGCCCGAACTGCCGGTAGTGGTATGCCTGCCGCCGACACACGACAGCCCGTACTACGGGAATGCGCACCCGGGGCGGATCCCGACGACGTCCGCGATCGAGCGATGGGCACGCGAGCACGATCTGCCGACGGTGGCCTTCTACGACGCGACCGCGGACGCGTTCGCCGACGCAGGCACGGAGATGAACCCCGACGGCATCCATTGGGGTCTCGCCGCACACGCGCGGATCGCAGACGCAGTGGAGCCGATCGTGAAGCCACTGCTCTGA
- a CDS encoding histidine phosphatase family protein — protein sequence MRGEPDPGDSSVERLTPVVRRLILLRHGQTEYNAAQRMQGQLDTDLSEVGVRQAQVAGRAMATRSPLLIRSSDLRRAHDTALALAAVTGHDVETDERLRETHLGDWQGLTHTEVDDSMPGARRHWRDDATWPPPNGESRVQVAARSIPVVSELVAELEDWGQGENPDSPVVLVAHGGVIAALTAGLLGLPVPHWPVFGGLANTSWVQLSGHSVSGAETTWRLDVWNASAESADATIV from the coding sequence ATGAGGGGCGAGCCCGACCCGGGTGATTCGAGCGTCGAACGTCTCACCCCGGTGGTGCGCAGGCTGATCCTGCTCCGGCACGGCCAGACCGAGTACAACGCCGCCCAGCGGATGCAGGGGCAGCTCGATACCGATCTGTCCGAGGTGGGCGTGCGTCAGGCACAGGTCGCCGGCCGGGCGATGGCCACCCGTTCTCCGCTGCTCATCCGCTCGTCGGATCTGCGCCGCGCACACGACACTGCGCTGGCGCTGGCGGCGGTCACCGGGCACGACGTCGAGACGGACGAGCGCCTGCGGGAGACCCATCTGGGCGATTGGCAGGGATTGACGCACACCGAAGTGGACGACTCGATGCCGGGCGCCCGCCGACATTGGCGCGACGACGCCACCTGGCCGCCGCCCAACGGCGAGAGCCGTGTGCAGGTCGCCGCACGGTCCATACCCGTCGTGAGCGAGCTCGTCGCCGAGCTCGAGGACTGGGGACAGGGGGAGAACCCGGATTCGCCAGTGGTGCTCGTCGCGCACGGCGGCGTGATCGCGGCGCTGACCGCGGGTCTGCTCGGGTTGCCCGTGCCGCACTGGCCGGTGTTCGGCGGCCTCGCCAACACCAGCTGGGTCCAGTTGTCGGGTCATTCGGTGTCCGGTGCCGAGACGACATGGCGCTTGGATGTCTGGAATGCGTCCGCCGAATCGGCTGATGCCACGATCGTCTGA
- the rsfS gene encoding ribosome silencing factor: MTATAESIALTTIAAHAAAEQLAANVSAIDVSDHLVITDVFLVASADNERQVNSIVEEIEDKLREAGHQPLRREGTREGRWALLDYGAIVVHVQHNDERDFYGLDRLWKDCPIIDIEGIEPADRPDADSDDDGIVPASE, encoded by the coding sequence GTGACCGCCACTGCAGAATCCATCGCGCTGACGACGATCGCCGCGCATGCGGCGGCCGAACAGCTCGCAGCGAACGTCTCCGCCATCGACGTCTCCGACCACTTGGTGATCACGGATGTGTTCCTGGTTGCCTCGGCCGATAACGAACGGCAGGTCAACTCGATCGTCGAGGAGATCGAGGACAAACTGCGCGAGGCCGGGCACCAGCCCCTGCGCCGCGAGGGCACCCGTGAAGGCCGGTGGGCACTCCTGGACTACGGTGCGATCGTCGTTCACGTTCAGCACAACGACGAGCGCGACTTCTACGGTCTCGACCGGCTGTGGAAGGACTGCCCGATCATCGACATCGAGGGTATCGAGCCCGCGGACCGCCCTGATGCAGACTCCGACGACGACGGTATCGTTCCGGCTTCGGAATGA
- the nadD gene encoding nicotinate-nucleotide adenylyltransferase has product MSSDPVAEVAEVAAGAAASPATPRRIGVMGGTFDPIHNGHLVAASEVASRVKLDEVVFVPTGRPWQKEGEHAADPSRKVSPAEHRYLMTVIATASNPQFTASRVDIEREGVTFTVDTLRDLRRAYPDDELYFITGADALDTILNWHDWEDLFELANFIGVSRPGYELNATHLTEHLASKPARSLQMIEIPALAISSTDCRDRAGDGRPVWYLVPDGVVQYIAKHGLYRKEPQ; this is encoded by the coding sequence ATGTCATCGGATCCAGTCGCCGAAGTCGCCGAAGTCGCCGCAGGGGCCGCCGCGAGTCCCGCGACCCCGCGCCGAATCGGCGTCATGGGCGGCACCTTCGACCCGATCCACAACGGTCACCTGGTGGCGGCCAGCGAGGTCGCCAGCCGGGTGAAGCTCGACGAGGTGGTGTTCGTTCCGACCGGTCGGCCCTGGCAGAAGGAAGGCGAGCACGCCGCCGATCCCTCCCGGAAAGTGAGCCCGGCCGAGCACCGGTATCTGATGACGGTCATCGCCACGGCGTCCAACCCGCAGTTCACGGCCAGTCGTGTCGACATCGAACGCGAAGGCGTCACCTTCACCGTCGACACACTGCGCGATCTGCGCCGGGCCTATCCCGACGACGAGCTGTACTTCATCACCGGCGCCGATGCCCTCGACACCATCCTGAACTGGCATGATTGGGAGGACTTGTTCGAGTTGGCGAACTTCATCGGAGTATCGCGACCCGGATATGAACTCAATGCCACCCATCTGACCGAGCATCTGGCGTCCAAGCCGGCACGATCACTGCAGATGATCGAGATCCCCGCCCTGGCGATCTCGTCGACCGACTGCCGAGACCGAGCCGGGGACGGCCGACCCGTCTGGTACCTCGTACCGGACGGTGTCGTGCAGTACATCGCCAAGCACGGTCTGTACCGAAAGGAACCCCAGTGA